CGCTTCAATATGCTAGCCTTGCGGCGCTTTTCGACACGATCTCCGCATGACAGCAGACGCCCTCGGCATGGTGGAAACGCGCGGCCTCATCGGTGCCATCGAAGCCGCCGATGCGATGGTCAAGACCGCCAACGTCACGCTCGTCGCCAAGGAGTACATCGGCGCCGGCCTGGTCACGGTGCTCGCGCGCGGTGACGTCGGCGCGATCAAGGCCGCGACCGATGCGGGTGCCGCGGCCGCGCGGCGCGTCGGCGAGCTGGTGTCCGTGCACGTCATTCCCCGGCCACATGCCGAGGTCGAACGCGTGCTGCCTCGCGCGGGCCAGAAGGCCTGAGGCACGCCGGTGGCCGCGGCCAATCCCGCTCCCGCTCAGCGACCGGTGAGCGATCGCGATCTGTCATCCGTCCAGGAGGCGCGGCGCCTGGCGGAGCGTGCCAAACACGCTGCACCCGTCCTCGCCGAATTCACCCAGGATCAGATCGACAGGCTGGTCGACCGTCTTGCACAAGCGGCGATGGCCCGCGTCGAAGAGCTCGCGAAGCTCGCCGTCGAAGAGACCGGCTACGGCGTGGTCGCCGACAAGGTCCAGAAGAACCTGTTCGCTGCGGACCACGTGTATCGCTTCATTCGGCCGATGCGCACGGTCGGCGTGATCCATCGCGACGAGACCCGCAAGGTGGTCGAGATCGCCGAGCCGTTCGGCGTGGTCGCCGCCATCGTCCCTTCGACCAACCCGACGTCCACGGCGATCTACAAGATCCTGATTGCGATCAAGGCGCGGTGCCCGATCGTCATCAGCCCGCATCCATCGGCGGCCAAGTCGATCACGCGCGCCGCCGAGGTCATGGCCGACGCCGGTGTCGAGGCCGGCCTTCCCGACGGCGCAATCAGTTGGATGCAGACGGTGACGCCCGAAGGTACCCAGGAGCTCATGCGGCACCGGGCCGTCTCGGTCATCTTGGCGACCGGCGGGATGGGGCTCGTG
The genomic region above belongs to Acidobacteriota bacterium and contains:
- a CDS encoding BMC domain-containing protein, producing the protein MTADALGMVETRGLIGAIEAADAMVKTANVTLVAKEYIGAGLVTVLARGDVGAIKAATDAGAAAARRVGELVSVHVIPRPHAEVERVLPRAGQKA